The Chitinophaga sp. H8 genome contains a region encoding:
- a CDS encoding AraC family transcriptional regulator: MKAAVQKSPISPDCAFEVKFLKAPHFDPNWHFHSEYQLFIVLKGTGTRFIGDHVTPFQPGHLVFTGPNIPHLWQSDHEYFEGDKTLWTEGIVVYFQEDLLGKEFLQKKESWQLRQLFIRSQRGMEISGAANQQASALMKRLLHTTDFESVLTLLQLLHVLSHTSEYRLLASGGYTNQLKAGDTERMNKVHAYVMKNFREKITLDEVAAIANMTSSSFSRYFKTHANKTFSDFLTEIRIGHSCKLLAARKMDISQVCYESGFQTLSNFNRQFKAITQYSPLAYRKKYADTML, translated from the coding sequence ATGAAAGCTGCTGTGCAAAAATCGCCCATTTCTCCCGACTGCGCCTTTGAGGTCAAATTCCTGAAAGCGCCGCACTTTGATCCTAACTGGCACTTCCATTCCGAATACCAGTTGTTCATCGTTTTAAAGGGTACCGGCACCCGGTTTATAGGCGATCATGTAACGCCCTTTCAACCAGGCCACCTCGTATTTACCGGCCCCAATATCCCCCACCTGTGGCAAAGTGACCATGAGTATTTTGAGGGAGATAAAACACTATGGACGGAAGGCATTGTAGTATATTTCCAGGAGGATCTTCTGGGGAAAGAGTTCCTGCAAAAAAAGGAGTCCTGGCAATTGCGTCAGCTATTTATCAGGTCGCAGCGGGGCATGGAAATATCCGGTGCTGCTAATCAGCAGGCTAGCGCTTTGATGAAACGGTTACTGCATACTACCGATTTTGAAAGTGTGCTCACCTTGCTGCAGCTGCTGCATGTATTATCGCACACCAGCGAATACCGGCTGCTGGCCAGCGGAGGATATACGAACCAGCTAAAAGCCGGTGATACGGAAAGGATGAACAAAGTACACGCCTATGTGATGAAGAACTTCCGGGAAAAGATCACGCTGGATGAAGTGGCTGCCATTGCCAATATGACCAGCTCTTCTTTTAGCCGTTACTTTAAAACACATGCCAATAAAACGTTCTCGGATTTTTTGACGGAAATCAGGATTGGACATTCCTGCAAATTGCTGGCGGCAAGAAAAATGGATATTTCCCAGGTATGCTATGAGAGTGGGTTTCAAACACTGTCTAATTTCAACCGGCAGTTCAAGGCGATTACACAATATAGCCCGCTGGCGTATAGAAAAAAATATGCAGACACCATGCTTTAA
- a CDS encoding PVC-type heme-binding CxxCH protein has product MKIRFHVLMVILLCGIQAISLAQLPRKIELLFLGHHSEHHPSARYLPLLASALATEGINFTYTENPDDLNPGQLAKYDGVMIYANHEQITPSQEKALLDFVAQGKGFIPVHCASFCFQNSPAYIQLVGGQFMQHDTGTFTAAIIQKDHPAMTGVQEFATWDETYIHTKLSNDRTVLIERIAGDHREPWTWVKQHGKGRVFYTAYGHDERTWNNAGFQQLMKAGILWAVGDNVKAQWAAYRKNMPVLVYTDKDNIPNYEKRDPAPRYQEPLSPEASRQLMQVPPGFELELFAAEPDIINPIAMEWDEKGRLWVIETVDYPNTVRDDKGNGDDRIKICEDTDGDGKADKFTIFADHLNIPTSLTFYNGGVIVSQAPHFLFLKDTDGDGKADLQKVLMSGWGTFDTHAGPSNLKYGMDNYIWGSVGYSGFKGSIAGTNREFSQGLYRFKPDLSVFEVLTGTSNNTWGLGFTENNDVFASTANNTHSVFMGIPDKALKGVEGVRINGSIKIDGHYAMHPVTQHVRQVDVFGGFTAATGHNFYNARQYPEAYWNTAFVCEPTGHLVHLAKIEKDGAGFTEKDGWNLLASADEWVSPVEAKTGPDGAVWVLDWYNFIVQHNPTPTPERGGYTAATGKGNAYENPLRDKTHGRIWRIVSREGQRAMPMQLDKKAPSGLLKALHNDNFFWRITAQRLLVERGKTDVLPALYQLVKAPGTDAAGNNFAALHALWTIEGLAPAAKTPATKAVATAALKHPSPGVRKAAIQILATAAWQETTILRSGILQDPDANTRLAAIVSLTAAAPSAALGRTLYQLSLEEAVIEDAWLSKAVYAAAVHHRQGFMTACLQADPDAGKAPLDKKPAEGRPLFEGTTLATVFANTYRNKPIAGTTKPADNTAAITVHLKVKKNEMKYDRKIFTVEAGKPVEIIFENPDFMQHNLVITQPGALEKVGRTADKLAEHPKGVEMSYVPDMPEVLFATKLVDPQHKVKLRFTAPQKPGDYPFVCTFPGHWSIMNGVMKVIAGK; this is encoded by the coding sequence ATGAAGATCCGGTTCCACGTTTTGATGGTTATCCTGTTATGCGGTATCCAGGCCATATCCCTGGCGCAATTACCCCGTAAGATTGAACTGCTGTTTCTTGGACATCACAGTGAGCATCATCCCTCAGCGCGTTACCTGCCCCTCCTGGCATCCGCATTAGCTACGGAAGGGATCAATTTCACTTATACGGAAAATCCCGATGACCTGAATCCAGGCCAGCTGGCAAAATATGATGGGGTAATGATCTATGCCAATCACGAGCAGATCACGCCATCTCAGGAAAAGGCCCTGCTGGATTTTGTAGCGCAGGGAAAAGGATTTATCCCGGTGCATTGTGCCAGTTTCTGTTTTCAGAATTCACCTGCTTATATACAATTGGTAGGCGGGCAGTTTATGCAGCATGATACCGGCACATTCACAGCTGCTATTATTCAAAAAGATCACCCGGCGATGACAGGAGTGCAGGAGTTTGCCACCTGGGATGAAACCTATATACATACGAAATTAAGCAATGACAGAACTGTGCTGATAGAGCGGATAGCAGGAGACCACCGGGAGCCATGGACCTGGGTAAAGCAGCATGGAAAGGGACGGGTATTTTATACGGCTTATGGACATGATGAGCGTACCTGGAATAATGCAGGTTTTCAGCAACTGATGAAAGCAGGTATTTTATGGGCTGTAGGCGATAACGTAAAAGCACAATGGGCTGCCTACCGGAAAAATATGCCGGTGCTGGTTTACACTGATAAAGACAATATCCCCAATTATGAAAAGAGAGATCCGGCTCCCCGCTACCAGGAGCCGTTATCACCGGAAGCCTCCAGACAACTGATGCAGGTACCACCCGGGTTTGAGCTGGAGCTATTTGCCGCAGAGCCGGATATCATTAATCCCATTGCAATGGAGTGGGATGAGAAAGGACGGTTGTGGGTAATAGAAACCGTTGATTATCCCAACACCGTGCGTGATGATAAAGGCAATGGGGACGACCGGATCAAGATCTGTGAGGATACGGATGGAGATGGTAAAGCGGACAAGTTTACCATCTTCGCCGATCATCTGAACATACCTACCAGTCTTACTTTTTACAACGGTGGCGTGATCGTATCGCAGGCACCACATTTCCTGTTCCTGAAAGATACAGATGGAGATGGGAAAGCAGATCTGCAAAAAGTGCTGATGAGTGGATGGGGTACTTTTGATACACATGCAGGACCTTCCAACCTGAAATACGGAATGGATAACTATATCTGGGGGTCGGTGGGATATTCCGGATTTAAAGGCAGCATAGCCGGTACTAACCGGGAGTTTTCGCAGGGGCTTTACCGTTTTAAACCGGATCTGTCTGTATTTGAGGTGCTCACCGGTACCAGCAATAATACCTGGGGATTAGGGTTTACGGAAAATAATGATGTATTTGCTTCTACCGCCAATAATACCCACAGTGTATTTATGGGCATTCCGGATAAAGCGCTGAAAGGCGTGGAAGGTGTCCGGATCAATGGCAGCATCAAAATAGACGGGCATTATGCCATGCACCCTGTTACGCAGCATGTAAGACAGGTAGATGTATTTGGTGGATTCACCGCAGCTACCGGACACAATTTTTATAACGCCCGGCAGTATCCCGAAGCGTATTGGAATACGGCGTTTGTATGCGAGCCTACAGGACATCTGGTACACCTGGCGAAGATCGAAAAAGACGGGGCGGGTTTTACTGAAAAAGACGGCTGGAATCTGCTGGCCAGCGCCGATGAATGGGTATCTCCGGTAGAAGCTAAAACAGGACCTGATGGGGCGGTATGGGTATTGGACTGGTATAACTTTATTGTACAGCATAACCCAACACCTACGCCTGAACGGGGAGGATATACCGCAGCCACCGGAAAGGGGAATGCTTATGAAAATCCGCTGCGGGATAAAACGCATGGACGGATCTGGCGTATTGTAAGCCGGGAAGGACAACGGGCAATGCCCATGCAGCTGGATAAAAAGGCGCCTTCCGGATTGCTCAAAGCCCTTCATAACGATAATTTCTTTTGGCGGATCACGGCTCAGCGTTTATTGGTAGAACGTGGAAAGACAGATGTATTGCCGGCCCTGTATCAACTGGTCAAAGCGCCAGGAACGGATGCCGCGGGTAATAATTTTGCTGCCCTGCATGCCTTATGGACGATAGAGGGGCTGGCCCCCGCCGCAAAAACACCTGCTACCAAAGCGGTTGCTACCGCTGCGTTAAAGCATCCTTCCCCTGGCGTACGGAAAGCAGCTATACAAATACTTGCTACCGCAGCCTGGCAGGAAACAACGATCCTCAGGTCGGGGATACTACAGGACCCCGATGCGAATACGCGGCTGGCGGCTATTGTATCATTAACCGCAGCTGCGCCTTCGGCAGCACTGGGGCGTACCTTGTACCAGCTAAGCCTGGAAGAGGCCGTGATCGAAGATGCGTGGTTGTCAAAGGCCGTATATGCGGCAGCGGTACATCACCGGCAAGGATTTATGACGGCCTGCCTGCAGGCAGATCCGGATGCGGGAAAAGCGCCTTTGGATAAAAAGCCTGCCGAAGGACGCCCGTTGTTTGAAGGGACCACACTGGCTACCGTTTTTGCCAATACCTACCGTAACAAACCCATAGCAGGCACTACAAAACCTGCTGATAATACTGCGGCTATCACGGTGCACCTGAAAGTGAAGAAAAATGAAATGAAGTACGACCGGAAAATATTTACAGTGGAGGCTGGTAAACCAGTAGAGATTATTTTTGAAAACCCGGACTTCATGCAGCATAACCTCGTGATTACACAACCTGGGGCACTGGAAAAAGTAGGCCGGACAGCTGATAAACTGGCGGAGCATCCCAAAGGGGTAGAAATGAGCTATGTACCGGATATGCCGGAAGTGCTCTTTGCTACTAAACTGGTGGACCCGCAACATAAAGTAAAGCTGCGGTTTACCGCACCTCAAAAGCCGGGCGATTACCCGTTTGTATGCACATTTCCCGGCCACTGGTCTATTATGAATGGCGTGATGAAAGTGATAGCCGGAAAATAA